A genomic window from Glycine soja cultivar W05 chromosome 10, ASM419377v2, whole genome shotgun sequence includes:
- the LOC114372505 gene encoding uncharacterized protein LOC114372505 — MGDSCLTSLSMENHHPSTLLSMDSSASSHEELDLEMNRQIILTRPPDINLPLSAERSPPPQPWNSEPCDILDVGLGTQGYETESFLNLPKAGRKCAKRVDSIWGAWFFFSFYFKPALNDKSKAKIVRDSNGVSGFDKSDLKLDVFMVQHDMENMYMWVFKERPENALGKMQLRSYMNGHSRQGERPFPFSADKGFARSHRMQRKHYRGLSNPQCVHGVEVVSTPNLMTLDEDDRKRWIELTGRDLNFTIPTEASDFSSWRNLPNTDFELERPPPPIKNGPNAHPKKLLNGSGLNGSGLNGSGLHLSNHSNGDGLDLSPVSSKKRKDFFPHGNEEECYLAVNPPSDRIPDIEMHPTEPHWLNDFSGVIKSVYGPVTAAKTIYEDEQGYLIIISLPFVDLPSVKVSWRNTLTHGIIKVSCMSTSRKPLIKRHDRTFKLTDPSSEHCPPGEFVREIPLSTRIPEDANIEAYYDGPGSVLEILVPKHRVGPEEHEVRVCLRPHLGGNDLKLT, encoded by the coding sequence ATGGGCGATTCTTGTCTTACTTCTTTGTCAATGGAGAATCATCACCCTTCCACGCTCTTGTCAATGGACTCAAGTGCATCTTCTCACGAGGAACTGGATTTGGAGATGAATCGCCAAATCATACTCACCCGTCCGCCGGATATTAATCTTCCCCTCTCCGCCGAGCGCAGCCCACCGCCACAGCCGTGGAATTCTGAGCCCTGTGATATTCTAGATGTTGGTCTTGGTACTCAAGGCTATGAGACTGAGAGTTTTCTCAATCTACCCAAAGCTGGTAGGAAGTGCGCGAAGCGTGTTGATAGCATATGGGGTGCTTGGTTTTTCTTCAGTTTTTACTTTAAGCCTGCTTTGAATGACAAGTCCAAGGCCAAGATTGTCAGGGACAGCAACGGTGTCTCAGGGTTCGATAAGTCTGATCTGAAGCTGGATGTTTTCATGGTTCAGCACGACATGGAAAACATGTACATGTGGGTTTTCAAGGAGAGGCCGGAGAACGCGCTGGGTAAGATGCAGCTGAGGAGTTACATGAATGGGCATTCTCGCCAAGGGGAGCGCCCGTTTCCGTTTAGCGCTGACAAGGGTTTTGCTCGGTCCCACAGGATGCAACGAAAGCATTATAGAGGACTATCAAACCCTCAATGCGTGCATGGCGTTGAGGTTGTTTCCACACCCAATCTGATGACCCTGGATGAGGATGATCGAAAAAGGTGGATAGAACTCACTGGCCGAGACTTGAATTTTACAATTCCAACTGAAGCAAGTGATTTCAGTTCATGGAGAAATCTTCCCAACACGGACTTTGAGCTTGAGAGGCCACCTCCCCCAATCAAGAATGGTCCTAATGCACACCCGAAGAAGCTGCTTAATGGATCTGGACTTAACGGATCTGGTCTTAATGGATCTGGACTTCACCTATCTAACCACAGTAATGGTGATGGGTTGGACCTCTCTCCTGTCAGCAGCAAAAAGAGGAAGGACTTTTTCCCTCATgggaatgaagaagaatgttACTTGGCTGTTAATCCTCCATCCGATCGTATTCCAGATATAGAAATGCACCCAACTGAGCCACACTGGTTGAATGACTTCAGCGGGGTGATAAAAAGTGTTTATGGACCTGTTACAGCTGCAAAAACTATTTATGAGGATGAACAAGGTTACTTGATTATTATCAGTCTGCCCTTTGTAGATCTTCCAAGTGTGAAAGTTTCATGGAGGAACACTCTGACTCACGGTATCATAAAGGTTTCTTGTATGAGCACATCTCGAAAGCCTCTCATCAAGAGACATGATAGGACATTCAAGCTTACAGATCCATCGTCAGAGCACTGCCCTCCTGGAGAGTTCGTCCGAGAAATCCCTCTTTCAACCCGAATTCCTGAAGACGCCAACATAGAAGCATACTACGATGGGCCAGGATCTGTGCTTGAGATCCTGGTGCCAAAACATCGCGTGGGACCTGAAGAGCATGAAGTCCGTGTTTGCCTCCGCCCTCATCTGGGAGGGAATGATCTTAAGTTAACTTGA
- the LOC114371040 gene encoding uncharacterized protein LOC114371040 → MGGSLLTCCLSMENHHHHHPSTLLSMDSSAPPSSHQDLDLHMNGKVTLSCPPDINLPLSAERSPPPQPWNQDPSDTVLDVGLGGTQGLDTQSFVQLPKVGRKCAKRLDSIWGAWFFFRFYFKPALVEKSKAKVVRDSNGVLGFDKSDIKLDVFLVQHDMENMYMWVFKEKPDNALGKMQLRSYMNGHSRQGERPFPFSALRGFVRSHRMQRKHYRGLSNPQCVHGIEVVPSPNLMSLDKDERRKWIELTGRDLNFTIPPEASDFSSWRNLPNREFELERPLPLIKSTLNPHPKKLLNGSVLNLSTHLPSLSNGNGTVLSSISSKKRKDFFLYGKDEECCLAINPPSDRSPDLVMHPSESHWLNDFRGVMKNVCGPFTAAKTVYEDEQGFLIIISLPFVDLPSVKVSWRNTVTHGIIKVSCVSISCKPFIKRNDRTFKLSEPSSEHCPPGEFVREIPLSTRIPEDANIEAYYDGPGSVLEIMVPKLLPGAEEHEVCVCLRPNVGNELMLN, encoded by the coding sequence ATGGGTGGTTCACTTCTCACGTGTTGTTTGTCGATggagaatcatcatcatcatcacccaTCAACACTCTTGTCCATGGATTCAAGTGCTCCTCCTTCTTCTCATCAGGATCTGGATCTGCATATGAATGGCAAAGTCACACTCTCATGTCCACCTGATATCAATTTGCCCCTCTCCGCGGAGCGCAGTCCGCCTCCACAGCCATGGAATCAAGACCCTTCTGATACCGTGTTGGATGTTGGTCTTGGTGGTACTCAAGGACTTGACACCCAGAGTTTCGTCCAACTCCCAAAAGTTGGAAGGAAATGCGCCAAGCGTCTTGATAGCATTTGGGGTGCTTGGTTTTTCTTCAGATTCTACTTTAAGCCGGCGTTGGTTGAGAAGTCTAAGGCCAAGGTTGTTAGGGACAGCAATGGTGTTTTGGGGTTTGATAAATCCGATATCAAGCTTGATGTTTTCTTGGTTCAACATGACATGGAAAACATGTACATGTGGGTTTTCAAGGAGAAGCCGGACAATGCTTTGGGTAAGATGCAACTGAGGAGTTACATGAATGGGCATTCCCGCCAAGGGGAGCGCCCATTTCCGTTTAGTGCCCTCCGGGGTTTTGTTCGATCCCACCGGATGCAACGGAAGCATTACAGGGGACTTTCAAATCCTCAATGTGTGCATGGCATCGAGGTTGTTCCATCGCCCAATCTTATGAGTCTTGATAAGGATGAGCGGAGAAAGTGGATTGAACTCACTGGACGAGATTTGAACTTCACAATCCCACCTGAAGCAAGTGACTTCAGTTCATGGAGGAATCTTCCCAACAGAGAATTTGAGCTCGAGAGACCACTTCCCCTGATCAAGAGCACTCTGAATCCACACCCAAAGAAGCTGCTTAATGGATCTGTGTTGAATTTATCAACTCATCTGCCTAGCCTCAGTAATGGTAATGGGACTGTCCTGTCTTCTATTAGCAGCAAGAAAAGGaaggacttttttctttatgGGAAAGATGAAGAATGTTGTTTGGCTATTAATCCTCCATCTGATCGGAGTCCAGATTTGGTAATGCACCCAAGTGAATCACACTGGTTGAATGACTTCAGAGGGGTGATGAAGAATGTTTGTGGACCATTTACAGCTGCAAAAACTGTTTATGAGGACGAACAAGGTTTCTTGATCATTATCAGTCTGCCATTCGTGGATCTTCCTAGTGTGAAAGTTTCATGGAGGAACACTGTTACTCATGGTATCATAAAGGTTTCTTGTGTGAGCATATCTTGCAAGCCATTTATTAAAAGAAACGATAGGACATTCAAGCTTTCAGAGCCATCGTCAGAGCACTGCCCTCCTGGTGAGTTTGTTCGTGAAATCCCACTTTCAACTCGAATTCCTGAAGATGCCAATATAGAAGCGTACTACGATGGGCCAGGATCTGTGCTTGAGATAATGGTGCCAAAACTTCTTCCAGGAGCAGAAGAGCATGAAGTTTGTGTTTGCCTTCGGCCTAATGTGGGGAATGAACTCATGTTGAATTGA